One segment of bacterium DNA contains the following:
- a CDS encoding cupin domain-containing protein: MSENEGRVFLRGITSEHYGLSEFRRRQRTAPRVRRNGTVVDDATVGHSGDSDQSRTTWVLGPGDDPFLTQTIQAHFVELKPGGSNHGHGHQNEAPFYILEGKGYEIHDGQRYDWEKDDLVVVHNDSVHRHFNADPDRRALALVLKAKATWMFLGLIQQGRSGPVADGDRYGPPEDWSRLWTPGAAARKKVVKPADTRWETTRDGRIRVITSPERTDVRVFSVDLYQQEIPGGGRSAKHWHMADEVLYVISGRGHSLHWDVEAEIGERYMARVAKEPSRWEFETGDLVYVPHNTVHQHFNADPASPLVVLSAQNRLFKLLGYDSVLYLEDAPEYAGRAPAAGPLVRGRQARA, translated from the coding sequence GTGAGCGAGAACGAGGGGCGTGTCTTTCTGCGCGGGATCACATCCGAACACTACGGGCTGTCGGAGTTTCGGCGCCGGCAGAGGACTGCACCGCGGGTCCGGCGCAACGGGACGGTCGTCGACGACGCGACCGTCGGCCATTCGGGCGACTCCGACCAGTCGCGCACGACGTGGGTCCTGGGGCCGGGCGACGATCCCTTCCTGACCCAGACGATCCAGGCGCACTTCGTTGAGTTGAAGCCCGGCGGCTCCAACCACGGGCACGGCCACCAGAACGAGGCCCCCTTCTATATCCTGGAGGGCAAGGGGTACGAGATCCATGACGGCCAGCGGTACGACTGGGAGAAGGACGACTTGGTCGTCGTCCACAACGACTCGGTGCACCGCCACTTCAACGCCGATCCCGACCGGCGCGCGCTGGCGCTGGTCCTGAAGGCTAAGGCCACGTGGATGTTTCTCGGGCTCATTCAGCAGGGCCGGAGCGGTCCCGTCGCGGACGGCGACCGGTACGGCCCGCCCGAGGACTGGTCGCGACTGTGGACGCCCGGGGCAGCGGCGCGCAAGAAGGTCGTCAAGCCCGCGGACACCCGCTGGGAAACCACCCGCGACGGCCGGATCCGCGTGATCACGTCGCCCGAGCGGACCGACGTCCGGGTATTCAGCGTCGATCTTTATCAACAGGAGATCCCCGGCGGCGGCCGGTCGGCGAAGCACTGGCACATGGCCGACGAGGTCTTGTACGTGATCTCCGGCCGCGGGCACAGCCTGCACTGGGATGTCGAGGCGGAGATCGGCGAGCGCTACATGGCGCGGGTGGCCAAGGAACCGAGCCGCTGGGAGTTCGAGACGGGCGACCTGGTCTACGTCCCGCACAACACGGTGCATCAGCACTTCAACGCCGATCCCGCCTCCCCGCTCGTCGTGCTCTCGGCCCAGAACCGGCTCTTCAAGTTGCTCGGCTACGATTCGGTACTGTACCTCGAGGACGCGCCCGAGTACGCCGGCCGGGCCCCGGCGGCGGGGCCCCTGGTCAGGGGCAGGCAGGCGCGCGCGTAG
- a CDS encoding UbiX family flavin prenyltransferase, translated as MPDPRRLIVALSGSTGPHYGVRLLEVLRTQTDVETHLILTAGARKTIEYEMQRDPADVAALAHYVHDERNVGSALASGTFVTAGMAVVPCSIKTLSAIANSFADTLTVRAADVCLKERRRLVLAVRETPLHAGHLKLMLAATEAGATILPPVPGFYHRPATIDELIDHTVVKILDQFGIHLDLIRRWRGLEPAESDAGTSGRG; from the coding sequence ATGCCGGACCCGCGCCGTTTGATCGTCGCCCTCTCGGGCTCGACGGGCCCCCACTACGGCGTCCGCCTGCTCGAGGTGCTGCGGACGCAGACCGACGTGGAGACCCATCTCATTCTCACGGCGGGCGCGCGCAAGACGATCGAGTACGAGATGCAACGCGACCCCGCCGACGTCGCCGCCCTCGCACACTATGTGCACGATGAGCGCAACGTGGGAAGCGCCCTCGCGAGCGGCACCTTCGTCACCGCCGGGATGGCGGTGGTGCCGTGCTCGATCAAAACGCTGTCCGCGATCGCGAACAGCTTCGCCGATACGCTGACCGTGCGCGCCGCGGACGTCTGCCTCAAAGAGCGCCGTCGCCTGGTCCTCGCCGTCCGCGAGACGCCCCTCCACGCCGGCCACCTGAAGCTCATGCTGGCGGCGACCGAGGCCGGCGCTACGATCCTGCCCCCGGTGCCCGGCTTCTACCACCGTCCGGCGACGATCGATGAATTGATCGATCACACGGTCGTCAAGATCCTGGATCAGTTCGGCATCCACCTGGACCTCATCCGGCGGTGGCGCGGGCTCGAGCCCGCGGAGTCCGACGCCGGGACCTCCGGCCGAGGCTAG